In Papilio machaon chromosome W, ilPapMach1.1, whole genome shotgun sequence, a single genomic region encodes these proteins:
- the LOC123723174 gene encoding uncharacterized protein LOC123723174 yields the protein MVLLSPSAAALRRLILICEEYASAHGLIYNVRKSELMVFQARGRKIEHVPPIKLNDVALLRVSSFKYLGHVVTEDMKDDNDIERERRAMAVRCNMLARRFSRCSTGVKIMLFKTYCQTLYTCNLWVSYTQRALSALRVQYNNSLRMLLGLPRHCSASEMFAHAHTDGFNAVLRKRIASLLRRVRDSPNTILRGLSDKFDCPIVRHWVRAHVHMTGDRLP from the coding sequence ATGGTGCTGCTGAGTCCTTCGGCCGCCGCTCTGAGACGACTGATCTTGATATGTGAGGAATATGCCAGTGCTCATGGCCTTATCTACAATGTCCGCAAGAGCGAGCTAATGGTATTCCAAGCCAGGGGTCGCAAGATAGAACATGTTCCTCctatcaaattaaatgatgTTGCCTTACTAAGGGTGTCGTCCTTCAAATATCTCGGACATGTTGTAACTGAGGACATGAAGGACGACAATGACATTGAAAGGGAGCGAAGGGCGATGGCTGTCCGCTGTAACATGCTGGCGCGCAGATTCTCGCGATGTAGTACAGGTGTAAAAATCATGCTCTTTAAGACGTATTGCCAAACTTTGTACACGTGTAATCTGTGGGTTAGCTACACGCAGCGGGCTCTCAGCGCCCTTCGTGTACAATACAACAATAGCCTTAGGATGCTGCTGGGGCTTCCCCGCCACTGTAGCGCATCCGAGATGTTTGCGCATGCGCACACTGACGGCTTTAACGCCGTGCTGCGCAAACGGATAGCTTCGCTTTTACGCAGAGTGCGGGACAGCCCCAACACCATACTAAGAGGTCTTAGCGACAAGTTTGACTGCCCGATTGTGCGACACTGGGTGCGTGCACACGTCCACATGACCGGCGACAGACTGCCTTGA
- the LOC123723308 gene encoding uncharacterized protein LOC123723308, giving the protein MFNAIYRAANLQRSQIATAELIQEATKRDVADKSNYRPISLATIIAKVLDSQLNARLNQFLRLHEAQFGFRSDLCTETAILGLKHTVQYYTSRRTPIYACFLDLSRAFDLVSYDILWNKLRERNVPVELLRILQYWYHNQINYVRWADKLLSPYSLNCGVRQGGITSVKLFNLYINDLIVELSSKKIGCRIDDVSINNISYADDMVLLSPTIRAMRNLLACCESYALTHGLVYNVAKSEYLVFGAGGGKYPEVVPVIKLNGTELKRVYQFKYLGHYVTADLKDQVDIERERRALAVRCNVVARSLWTNYTQRAVSALRVQYNNGFRMLMGLPRFCSASGMLAQAGVDGCHAIIRKKSASLLCRLRASSNSILGTIAWRFDSPLLLGIVRRCISNNNLVTK; this is encoded by the exons ATGTTCAACGCAATCTATAGAGCCGCCAACCTGCAGCGGTCGCAGAtagccacggcggaactcatCCAAGAGGCGACCAAAC gaGACGTTGCGGATAAGAGCAACTATCGACCCATCTCGTTAGCTACTATCATTGCCAAGGTGCTGGATAGCCAGCTGAACGCGCGTTTAAACCAGTTTTTGCGATTACATGAAGCGCAATTTGGCTTCCGTAGTGACCTGTGCACGGAAACCGCCATTCTCGGACTTAAGCATACAGTACAATATTATACAAGTCGACGTACACCTATCTATGCTTGTTTCTTGGATCTCTCACGTGCTTTTGACCTCGTATCATATGACATCTTGTGGAACAAGCTACGAGAGAGAAATGTACCAGTCGAATTGTTGCGTATACTTCAGTATTGGTACCACAACCAGATAAACTACGTTAGGTGGGCCGATAAGCTCTTGTCGCCATACAGTTTGAACTGTGGAGTTAGACAAGGTGGGATAACCTCGGTGAAACTTTTTAATCTCTATATTAATGACCTGATTGTTGAGCTCAGCAGCAAGAAAATTGGATGTCGCATTGATGACGTAAGTATCAATAACATCAGCTATGCTGATGACATGGTGCTGCTGAGTCCAACAATCAGGGCAATGAGGAACTTACTGGCTTGTTGTGAGTCATACGCTCTGACGCATGGCCTAGTATATAATGTGGCAAAAAGTGAATACTTGGTCTTTGGGGCAGGTGGTGGTAAATATCCAGAGGTCGTACCTGTAATTAAACTGAATGGTACTGAACTAAAACGCgtctatcaatttaaatatctagGTCATTATGTGACTGCCGACCTTAAGGATCAAGTGGATATAGAGAGGGAGCGTAGGGCGCTGGCAGTCCGATGTAATGTGGTGGCGCGAAG CCTTTGGACCAACTATACGCAGCGGGCTGTCAGTGCTTTACGCGTCCAATACAATAATGGATTCAGGATGCTGATGGGGCTGCCTCGTTTCTGCAGTGCATCTGGTATGCTTGCTCAGGCAGGAGTTGATGGATGCCATGCCATCATAAGAAAAAAGTCTGCTTCGCTGCTCTGCAGACTGAGAGCTAGCTCCAACTCCATCCTGGGCACCATAGCATGGAGATTTGACTCTCCGCTGTTACTAGGAATTGTTCGTAGATGCATTTCGAACAATAAcctagtaacaaaataa